A stretch of DNA from Desmospora activa DSM 45169:
CTCATCAATTCCATCTGGAGTTCTTTCTCTACGATGCAACCAATCAAAAAAATGCCCAATATACGCCAAAAGACGTTCATCGCTATCCAATGATGGGATTTACGATACACTTTTTGGACGAAAACGGAGCCGAAGCGTGCCCTTGGTTGACTTACTTACTTCGCGGTCTGGAAAATACCTTTGCCGCCATGAAAGTGGTCAGCCACCGTGTGGAAGAACCACAGCTATACAGCCAATTTGTTGATATCAAGCTGTATCCCCATATCGAAGTAAAAAAATGTATCTATCTTGTATTTCAACAGCTGTACCAATGGCAGGAACAAGGGCACGACGAAATTTCCCTGCGTGTCCATATCGGTGGGGACGAGCTATATCAGGAACTGTTAAATACCCATATGGAGGCAGTTTAAACCGTCACCGCCCTGACACAATATCAAAAAGCCCTTCCATCCGACATTGTAACGAAGGGCTTTACTTTTTCTTTTTTCTCATTTTAAAATGCCCCGCGCAAGTGATCGATCCTTTCCGGCTCATCTTGCGGTGATAATAAAATGGAGATCACGTCGATCCTCATCGATTCATTTTCCCAACCGCGAGCTTGGGCATATTGGAGCACCAATTTGCGGACTTGATTCTGTTTTCTGAAATCAACCGATTGAAAACCATACCCGAAACGGCGACTGCGGGTGGTGCGTACTTCCACCACCACCAACGTCCCGTCGCCATCCCGAGCAATAATGTCCAGTTCACCCAGACGGGTTCGCCAGTTGGTCTCGATTATCTGCCACCCTTCCCTTCGCAAACGGCGAACGGCGACAGCCTCTCCGATGCGCCCCGTCTCCCGGCGGCGATCGCTCATCGAATCACCTTCCTCCTCCTGACTTCGCCTGAATCCGTTCCCTCACCGGAGCAAAACTTTTACGGTGGATTGGAGTCGGACCCCAGCGCTCCAGTGCTACCAGATGATCGGGTGTGCCATATCCCATATTTTGCTCAAATCCATAGTTTGGGTAGCGTATGCTTTCCCTTGCCATCCACGCATCCCGCTCTGTTTTGGCGACAATGGAGGCAGCTGCAATCGAATGGCTTAAACCGTCTCCTTTTACAATCGCCTCCTGTGGAATCGTGACACCGGGGATTTGAACCGCATCCAGTAAAAGCTGATCCGGGACCACCGTCAACCCCGCAATCGCCCTTCGCATCGCTTCAAAGGTGGCTTGCAGGATGTTGTATTCATCGATATAGCGATGATCCGCCACTCCGACCGCCACCGCCACCGCATCGCGGTCAATTCGCTGTCGCAATGTCAGCCGTTCCTGTTCCGTCAGCTTTTTGGAATCGTTTAAACCGGTAGCATCAAAATCCTCCGGCAAAATCACCGCTGCCGCCACAACCGGACCGGCCAAGGGGCCACGCCCCGCTTCGTCCAATCCGGCTATCAGACGACAACCGCGTTGACGGTATGTACGCTCAAACTGCCACATTTCCTCAATCCGGCGCTCTTCCTGTCGTCGGCGTTCCTCTCGGCGTTGGTAGGTCAGTGCCAACCGACGGACCCCCGCCCGCGAATCCAGCAGCAGTTGTTCAATTTCTTCAGCAGGCAACCCTCCATGTTTTAAGCGTGCTTCAATTTCCCGAATCGTCCCCGCCGCCTTCACTCTCCTCACTCCCCCCCTCATCGGGAAGTTCCAGCGTAATCCGTCCCAAACGGCCGGAACGAAAATCCCGCAAGACGATTTCTGCCGCTTTTCCTAAGTCAATCTCGCCGCCTCGACGCATACATCCGCGGCGACGCCCCACTTCTTCCAACAGAGTTAAACCGTCAGCAGTAGCGTTCTCCACACGATAACGATCGTTTAACACATGGGGATAGCGGTGGCCCAGATAGGATAAGAGATATAGCCCAATCTCCTCAATCGGCAGAATCTCTTCCTTGATCGCTCCGCTGGCAGCCAACCGTAAACCGACTACACGATCTTCAAACTTGGGCCACAGGATGCCAGGGGTATCCAGCAACTCCAGCCCATCCCCAACCTTAATCCATTGTTGGGTACGGGTGACGCCGGGGCGGTCGCCGGTCTTTGCAATACTGCGACCGGATAAGCGATTGATCAAGGCCGATTTTCCCACATTGGGCACCCCTAGCACCATCGCCCGTATGCGTTGTCGTTGAATCCCCTTTTTCATCTGTGCGGCCAGTTTTTCTTTCATCAATTCACGACTGATGGTATGAATCCGCTTGATGCCGCTGCCGCTGAGAATATCGATGGGAAGCACTTTAATACCGTCACGGCGAAATGCTTCACTCCAACGCTGGGTCACCTCAGGATCTGCTAAATCACTTTTGGTCAACAGAATCACCCGGGGCTTCCCCTTTATCACTTCATCAATTAAAGGATTACGACTGGACAGAGGCAAACGGGCGTCTAACAGTTCCAAAACGAGATCCACCTGTTTTAGTTTTTCTTCCACCTGTCGACGGGCTTTGGCCATATGTCCGGGAAACCATTGAATCGTCATATTGATCCCTTCCGATCACCACAATAGGGAAAAATCTTCAAGCGGCCAGAAAATCACATCCGCCCTTCCAACCACTTGATCTAAAGGCACGGTACCTAAACTACTGTCCCGACTGTCGCTGGAATTCATCCGATTGTCTCCCATGACGAAAATATGACCTGGGGGCACTTCAACCGGTCCAAAATCCGCTGTCCGGTTTCCATTATCTATGTAAGGCTCATCAATGCTTTCACCGTCCACACGGACCACATTGTTTTGGGCACTAACGGTTTGGCCGGGCATGGCGATGACGCGTTTGATGTAATCCTTGTTTTCCGATGCATGAAAGACAATCACTTCACCTGGTTTTGGATCGTGAAAATGATAAATTACCTTATTCACGATCACCAGATCACCATTGTGCAGGGTGGAGAGCATGGAGGGGCCAGACACGCTAAAAGGGGAAAAGATGAACGTACGAATGACCAAAGCTAAAATCACGGCAATGGCCAAGGCTTGCACCCATTCCCAAGCTTCGTTGCTTTCCCGGTTATGTCTGGTTGAACGGGGGATGAACTCACTCATGAAGCTCCTCCTGACTGTCGCGATCACACCCATTAAAGATATAGGGCCAAAGAGGTGCGTAACCGGATACGCCCTCTGTCAGCAGACACGTAGATTAAACTTTTCTGGCTATGCGATGAATAAATGACTAAATGAACTTCTAGTGTTTGTCAGTTTAGATAAAAGAAAGGTCGGAGCCCGATGTAAAAATCGGAACAAACCCGGCCTCTACTCTTTCCCTATACGAAATATCGACAGAAACTCGAAAAGGGCTTGTCGCCAAGCCCTTTTCCACGATTAGTGAATCTCCTTGATACGAGCGGCTTTACCGCGCAGGTTGCGGAGATAGAAGAGTTTGGCGCGACGCACTTTCCCGCGACGCATCACCTCAATCTTGTCAATCCGCGGCGAGTGCAACGGGAATGTCCGTTCCACACCCACACCATAGGAGATCTTACGAACCGTGAAGGTTTCGGAGATCCCACCTCCGCGCCGTTGGATCACCACGCCTTCAAATACCTGAATCCGTTCCCGTTGTCCCTCGACAACCTTAACGTGCACACGAACCGTATCACCGGCACGAAACTGAGGGACATCTTTCCGCAATTGGCCTTCACCCAATTCACGTACGACTTGGTTCATCTCGTTCCCCTCCTTTCACAGGAGTTTTTATGATTGGTTTAGGAATTTTCTCAGCTTGAGAACAAGCCCCATTTTACCATACCGAAACCGGTAACACAATCATGCGCCTTGCCTATATCCGGTTTCGGTCATCAGTCGGATTTTCGCTGTTTTAACCAGTTACGTTCCTCATCGGTCAAGGGGGCGTCTTCTAGCAGATCGGGACGGCGCTTGAATGTCCGCTGCAACGATTGTTGTCGACGCCAGCGCTCAATCGCCGCATGGTGGCCGGATAGGAGCACGTCAGGCACCTTCCATCCCCGAAAATCGGCAGGTCGGGTATATTGAGGATATTCCAGGAGACCGGTTGAAAACGAATCCTCCTCTGCCGATCCCGCATTGCCCAACACACCGGGCACTAAGCGGATCAAGCTGTCCATCATCACCATCGCAGGCAGTTCGCCGCCGGTGAGGACATAATCCCCGATGGATATCTCCTCATCCACCAAGTGTTGGCGAATACGCTCATCAAAACCCTCATAATGGCCACAGAGCAGGATGAGTCGAGGAAAACGGGATAATTCTTCCGCCTTTTTCTGCGTGAAGGGAACCCCTTGTGGACTCATCATCAGGACCAGAGGACGGCTGTTCAACCCTTCCGTCAGGGCTTCCACCGCATGAAACAACGGTTCCGGCTTTAGCACCATGCCACCGCCACCGCCATAAGGAGTATCGTCAACCACCCGGTGTTTATCGGTGCTATACTCCCTGAAATTGACGATCGATGCCTCAACCAATCCTTGTTCAATGGCTCGTTTGATGATGCTGGAGGATAAAAAGCCCTCAAACATTCCGGGAAACAGCGTCAAAACATCAAAGCGCACAGTGATGTCACCTCAAATTCTCCAACCCTTCCATCCAATGGATCACCACATGCTTAGCGGATACATCCACCGAACGCACCACGTCGTCGATGTAGGGAATCAGCCACTCACGTTCGCCTGGTCCGGGTTGAACCACCCAGACATCGTTGGCACCCGGCTGCAAGATATCGGTGATCGTTCCCACCCGCTCTCCATCCGTGGTGAAAACTTCACACCCTAAAATCTCATGAAAATAAAACTCCTCGTCACCGCTGTCCACCGCTTCATCTGGATCAACAACCAAGGTGCTTCCTTTATAAAGTTCTGCTTGGTTGATATCCGTCCACTCCCGGAATTGAAGGATATACCCCTTTTTGTGGGGGCGGGATCGTTCCACCGTCAACGATTGCATCCCTTCCCGGCTATCGTGAGACAGCAGGAGCCGAGCTCCCGGCGCAAACCGTACTTCCGGAAAATCTGTCCGCGAAATGACGCGAACCTCCCCCCGGATGCCGTGGGTACCAGCGATATGGCCGACGACGAGCCAATTAGGCCGGGTCATGAGACGGCCTCCTTTCCTCATCACGAACGACAGTGCACAAGTTCGTCAGACGATCTCGACGTGGACGCGCTCCTCTTTTTTAACTGCAGCAGCCCCTACCACAGTACGAAGCGCTTTGGCGATCCGACCTTGTTTGCCGATCACTTTCCCCATGTCCTCTGGAGCGACAGAGAGTTGATAAACAATCATCTTATCCTGCTGCCGCTCACGTACCTGAACCTGCTCTGGATGATCGACCAGGGCCTTCGCGATCACCTCGATCAATTCCTTCATGGGATTTCCCCCTTGAACCGAATCCCCTCAAGCAGGGAGATTACTTTTGGTTCTTGGCTTCATGTACTTTTTTGAGTAAGCCTTCTTTCCGAAACAGGTTTTTAACTGTATCAGAGGGCTGTGCACCGGTGGCCAACCATTTGAGGGCTTTCTCTTCATCGATTTTCACCTGAGCCGGTTGGGTCAGGGGATTATAGTAACCGATTTCCTCAATGAAGCGGCCGTCACGAGGAGCGCGGGAATCCGCCACTACCAGACGATAGAAAGGGGCTTTCTTCGCTCCCATCCGCTTGAGACGAATCTTCACTGCCATATCACTTTCACCTCCTCCACAGGATAAACCAAAGGCATCACTGCATAAACGGAAATTTAAATTTCCCCATGCCTCTTTTCTTCCCTTTGGACATGGATTGAAATTGCTTCATCATTTTTTTCATATCCATAAACTGCTTGATCAAACGGTTCACATCCTGAACCGATGTACCGCTGCCCAGAGCGATCCGTTTACGCCGACTGGCGTTGATCACCTCGGGCTCCCGCCGCTCTTGCAGCGTCATGGAGCGAATAATCGCTTCCGCCTTCGTCAGGTGCTTTTCATCCACCTGTAGATTTTTCATCCCTTTGACTTGTCCCATACCGGGCATCATACCCAACAAATCATCTAGGGGCCCCATATTGCGCACCTGTTCCAGCTGATCCAAAAAATCTTCAAAGGTAAACTGCTGGGTGCGCATCTTTCGTTCCAGATCCCGCGCTTTTT
This window harbors:
- the rimM gene encoding ribosome maturation factor RimM (Essential for efficient processing of 16S rRNA); its protein translation is MTRPNWLVVGHIAGTHGIRGEVRVISRTDFPEVRFAPGARLLLSHDSREGMQSLTVERSRPHKKGYILQFREWTDINQAELYKGSTLVVDPDEAVDSGDEEFYFHEILGCEVFTTDGERVGTITDILQPGANDVWVVQPGPGEREWLIPYIDDVVRSVDVSAKHVVIHWMEGLENLR
- the rplS gene encoding 50S ribosomal protein L19, which codes for MNQVVRELGEGQLRKDVPQFRAGDTVRVHVKVVEGQRERIQVFEGVVIQRRGGGISETFTVRKISYGVGVERTFPLHSPRIDKIEVMRRGKVRRAKLFYLRNLRGKAARIKEIH
- the ylqF gene encoding ribosome biogenesis GTPase YlqF, whose translation is MTIQWFPGHMAKARRQVEEKLKQVDLVLELLDARLPLSSRNPLIDEVIKGKPRVILLTKSDLADPEVTQRWSEAFRRDGIKVLPIDILSGSGIKRIHTISRELMKEKLAAQMKKGIQRQRIRAMVLGVPNVGKSALINRLSGRSIAKTGDRPGVTRTQQWIKVGDGLELLDTPGILWPKFEDRVVGLRLAASGAIKEEILPIEEIGLYLLSYLGHRYPHVLNDRYRVENATADGLTLLEEVGRRRGCMRRGGEIDLGKAAEIVLRDFRSGRLGRITLELPDEGGSEESEGGGDDSGN
- a CDS encoding ribonuclease HII, with protein sequence MKAAGTIREIEARLKHGGLPAEEIEQLLLDSRAGVRRLALTYQRREERRRQEERRIEEMWQFERTYRQRGCRLIAGLDEAGRGPLAGPVVAAAVILPEDFDATGLNDSKKLTEQERLTLRQRIDRDAVAVAVGVADHRYIDEYNILQATFEAMRRAIAGLTVVPDQLLLDAVQIPGVTIPQEAIVKGDGLSHSIAAASIVAKTERDAWMARESIRYPNYGFEQNMGYGTPDHLVALERWGPTPIHRKSFAPVRERIQAKSGGGR
- the lepB gene encoding signal peptidase I, with translation MSEFIPRSTRHNRESNEAWEWVQALAIAVILALVIRTFIFSPFSVSGPSMLSTLHNGDLVIVNKVIYHFHDPKPGEVIVFHASENKDYIKRVIAMPGQTVSAQNNVVRVDGESIDEPYIDNGNRTADFGPVEVPPGHIFVMGDNRMNSSDSRDSSLGTVPLDQVVGRADVIFWPLEDFSLLW
- the rpsP gene encoding 30S ribosomal protein S16; protein product: MAVKIRLKRMGAKKAPFYRLVVADSRAPRDGRFIEEIGYYNPLTQPAQVKIDEEKALKWLATGAQPSDTVKNLFRKEGLLKKVHEAKNQK
- a CDS encoding KH domain-containing protein, with product MKELIEVIAKALVDHPEQVQVRERQQDKMIVYQLSVAPEDMGKVIGKQGRIAKALRTVVGAAAVKKEERVHVEIV
- the trmD gene encoding tRNA (guanosine(37)-N1)-methyltransferase TrmD; the encoded protein is MRFDVLTLFPGMFEGFLSSSIIKRAIEQGLVEASIVNFREYSTDKHRVVDDTPYGGGGGMVLKPEPLFHAVEALTEGLNSRPLVLMMSPQGVPFTQKKAEELSRFPRLILLCGHYEGFDERIRQHLVDEEISIGDYVLTGGELPAMVMMDSLIRLVPGVLGNAGSAEEDSFSTGLLEYPQYTRPADFRGWKVPDVLLSGHHAAIERWRRQQSLQRTFKRRPDLLEDAPLTDEERNWLKQRKSD
- a CDS encoding YraN family protein: MSDRRRETGRIGEAVAVRRLRREGWQIIETNWRTRLGELDIIARDGDGTLVVVEVRTTRSRRFGYGFQSVDFRKQNQVRKLVLQYAQARGWENESMRIDVISILLSPQDEPERIDHLRGAF